Proteins encoded together in one Salvelinus namaycush isolate Seneca chromosome 26, SaNama_1.0, whole genome shotgun sequence window:
- the LOC120021283 gene encoding equilibrative nucleoside transporter 2-like isoform X1: MTTQKSAPVDRGCAVAVIIFILGLGTLLPWNFFITAMEYFDDRLKGTASSIGATLVTNETTPVTNGTTTVTNVTTQVTNGTTPVTKDYKFASWMTLLAQLPLLLFTLANSFLYQRIKEKVRIAVSMVSILFLFLLTAIMVKVPMQPHSFFSITMATIWFINSFGAVLQGSLFGLVGLLPPRYSTLFMSGQGLAGIFAAMASLFSILSKADKASAALGYFITPCVATLITLLSYLLLPHLEFAQFYFEKSKCHHDQPETTDELLKGADKEKLALVNGDRNGFNNKPIITNGDFEASGTKEALFMMQQTDSHSRSSVLAVFKKIWVMALCVTCVLAVTLSVFPAVTVKVKSVYGNKEWDRYFLCVCCFIVFNVMDLIGRSVTSMVQWPSKRSSLFPVLVVSRVVFIPLIMLCNTDKRQYLPVLFSHDIAFLVIMTLFALSNGYFICLCMSYAPQLVRAKDCETAGALMTFFLALGLSLGAALSFLLRNLL; this comes from the exons ATGACTACCCAGAAGAGTGCCCCAGTGGACCG AGGCTGTGCTGTGGCCGTCATCATCTTCATCCTGGGACTGGGCACACTGCTGCCATGGAACTTCTTCATCACTGCCATGGAG TATTTTGACGACCGCCTCAAAGGGACTGCGTCAAGTATCGGAGCGACCTTGGTTACTAACGAGACCACCCCGGTTACTAACGGAACCACCACAGTTACTAACGTAACCACCCAGGTTACTAATGGAACCACCCCGGTTACTAAAGACTACAAGTTTGCCAGCTGGATGACTCTTCTAGCCCAGTTACCCCTGCTCCTCTTCACCCTGGCCAACTCCTTCCTGTATCAGCG TATCAAAGAGAAGGTCCGGATTGCTGTCAGTATGGtctccatcctcttcctcttcctcctcactgCCATCATGGTCAAAGTGCCCATGCAGCCCCACAGCTTCTTCTCTATCACCATGGCAACTATATGGTTCATCAACT cttTTGGAGCAGTGCTCCAGGGCAGTCTGTTTGGGCTGGTGGGTCTGCTCCCCCCGAGGTACAGCACATTGTTTATGAGTGGTCAGGGATTGGCAGGGATCTTTGCTGCCATGGCTAGTCTGTTCTCTATCCTCA GTAAAGCAGACAAGGCCAGTGCTGCTCTTGGGTACTTCATAACCCCCTGTGTGGCAACACTGATCACCCTGCTTAGCTACTTACTACTGCCACACCTG GAGTTTGCCCAGTTTTACTTTGAGAAAAGTAAGTGTCACCATGACCAACCTGAGACCACAGACGAGCTTCTCAAGGGAGCCG ACAAAGAAAAATTAGCGTTGGTCAATGGCGACCGAAATGGCTTCAACAATAAACCCATAATAACCAATGGTGATTTTGAGGCCAGTGGGACCAAAGAAGCCCTGTTCATGATGCAGCAGACTGACAGTCACAGCAGGTCATCTGTCCTGGCAGTCTTCAAAAAG ATTTGGGTGATGGCCCTCTGTGTGACGTGTGTGCTGGCTGTCACACTGTCAGTTTTCCCTGCTGTCACAGTAAAAGTGAAGAGTGTGTATGGAAACAAGGAATGGG ACCGATACTTTCTCTGTGTCTGCTGTTTCATCGTCTTTAACGTCATGGACCTGATTGGCCGCAGTGTCACCTCTATGGTTCAGTGG CCCTCAAAGAGAAGCAGTCTGTTCCCTGTGCTCGTGGTCTCCCGTGTGGTCTTCATCCCTCTCATCATGCTGTGCAACACTGACAAGCGCCAGTACCTGCCAGTCCTGTTCTCTCATGACATTGCCTTCCTTGTTATCATGACATTATTCGCCTTGTCCAATGGATATTTCATCTGTCTCTGCATGTCTTATGCACCTCA GTTGGTGAGGGCTAAAGACTGTGAGACAGCGGGGGCCTTGATGACCTTCTTCTTGGCTCTGGGTCTGTCTCTAGGGGCAGCGCTCTCTTTCCTCCTGAGGAACCTGCTCTAG
- the LOC120021283 gene encoding equilibrative nucleoside transporter 2-like isoform X2, whose translation MEYFDDRLKGTASSIGATLVTNETTPVTNGTTTVTNVTTQVTNGTTPVTKDYKFASWMTLLAQLPLLLFTLANSFLYQRIKEKVRIAVSMVSILFLFLLTAIMVKVPMQPHSFFSITMATIWFINSFGAVLQGSLFGLVGLLPPRYSTLFMSGQGLAGIFAAMASLFSILSKADKASAALGYFITPCVATLITLLSYLLLPHLEFAQFYFEKSKCHHDQPETTDELLKGADKEKLALVNGDRNGFNNKPIITNGDFEASGTKEALFMMQQTDSHSRSSVLAVFKKIWVMALCVTCVLAVTLSVFPAVTVKVKSVYGNKEWDRYFLCVCCFIVFNVMDLIGRSVTSMVQWPSKRSSLFPVLVVSRVVFIPLIMLCNTDKRQYLPVLFSHDIAFLVIMTLFALSNGYFICLCMSYAPQLVRAKDCETAGALMTFFLALGLSLGAALSFLLRNLL comes from the exons ATGGAG TATTTTGACGACCGCCTCAAAGGGACTGCGTCAAGTATCGGAGCGACCTTGGTTACTAACGAGACCACCCCGGTTACTAACGGAACCACCACAGTTACTAACGTAACCACCCAGGTTACTAATGGAACCACCCCGGTTACTAAAGACTACAAGTTTGCCAGCTGGATGACTCTTCTAGCCCAGTTACCCCTGCTCCTCTTCACCCTGGCCAACTCCTTCCTGTATCAGCG TATCAAAGAGAAGGTCCGGATTGCTGTCAGTATGGtctccatcctcttcctcttcctcctcactgCCATCATGGTCAAAGTGCCCATGCAGCCCCACAGCTTCTTCTCTATCACCATGGCAACTATATGGTTCATCAACT cttTTGGAGCAGTGCTCCAGGGCAGTCTGTTTGGGCTGGTGGGTCTGCTCCCCCCGAGGTACAGCACATTGTTTATGAGTGGTCAGGGATTGGCAGGGATCTTTGCTGCCATGGCTAGTCTGTTCTCTATCCTCA GTAAAGCAGACAAGGCCAGTGCTGCTCTTGGGTACTTCATAACCCCCTGTGTGGCAACACTGATCACCCTGCTTAGCTACTTACTACTGCCACACCTG GAGTTTGCCCAGTTTTACTTTGAGAAAAGTAAGTGTCACCATGACCAACCTGAGACCACAGACGAGCTTCTCAAGGGAGCCG ACAAAGAAAAATTAGCGTTGGTCAATGGCGACCGAAATGGCTTCAACAATAAACCCATAATAACCAATGGTGATTTTGAGGCCAGTGGGACCAAAGAAGCCCTGTTCATGATGCAGCAGACTGACAGTCACAGCAGGTCATCTGTCCTGGCAGTCTTCAAAAAG ATTTGGGTGATGGCCCTCTGTGTGACGTGTGTGCTGGCTGTCACACTGTCAGTTTTCCCTGCTGTCACAGTAAAAGTGAAGAGTGTGTATGGAAACAAGGAATGGG ACCGATACTTTCTCTGTGTCTGCTGTTTCATCGTCTTTAACGTCATGGACCTGATTGGCCGCAGTGTCACCTCTATGGTTCAGTGG CCCTCAAAGAGAAGCAGTCTGTTCCCTGTGCTCGTGGTCTCCCGTGTGGTCTTCATCCCTCTCATCATGCTGTGCAACACTGACAAGCGCCAGTACCTGCCAGTCCTGTTCTCTCATGACATTGCCTTCCTTGTTATCATGACATTATTCGCCTTGTCCAATGGATATTTCATCTGTCTCTGCATGTCTTATGCACCTCA GTTGGTGAGGGCTAAAGACTGTGAGACAGCGGGGGCCTTGATGACCTTCTTCTTGGCTCTGGGTCTGTCTCTAGGGGCAGCGCTCTCTTTCCTCCTGAGGAACCTGCTCTAG